The following proteins come from a genomic window of Corynebacterium sp. P4-C1:
- a CDS encoding class I SAM-dependent methyltransferase has protein sequence MADHAHNLRSQGGNGRPYGVITRGTTGYNRLRRSDRWTRYNPDVQELLRGADRPLAIDLGYGASHTTTVEWARWLRQINPRTRVVGLEIHPDRVLPPRDGVTFELGGFELAGYRPHLVRAFNVLRQYDVAEVAVAWETVAARLAPGGLFIEGTCDELGRRAAWLLIDATARPRTLTLAWAPDDVDKPSDVAERLPKALIHRNVPGEPIHELLAAADDAWERSSGWAPHGPRVRWRHAHQILIDSGWPLEPVRRRIRDNTLTVDWTAVAPTS, from the coding sequence ATGGCCGATCATGCCCACAACCTGCGCTCGCAGGGCGGGAATGGCCGGCCGTACGGCGTTATCACCCGCGGCACCACCGGCTACAACCGGCTGCGGCGCTCCGACCGCTGGACCCGCTACAACCCCGATGTGCAGGAACTGCTGCGCGGCGCCGACAGGCCATTAGCCATCGACCTCGGCTACGGCGCCTCCCACACCACCACCGTCGAATGGGCGCGGTGGCTGAGGCAGATCAACCCGCGCACACGTGTGGTGGGCCTGGAGATCCACCCCGACCGTGTCCTGCCGCCGCGCGACGGCGTGACCTTCGAGCTCGGCGGTTTCGAGCTCGCCGGCTACCGGCCGCACCTCGTGCGCGCGTTCAACGTCCTGCGCCAGTACGACGTGGCCGAGGTCGCCGTGGCGTGGGAGACCGTCGCCGCGCGCCTCGCCCCCGGCGGGCTTTTCATCGAGGGCACCTGCGACGAACTCGGCCGCCGCGCCGCATGGCTGCTTATCGACGCCACCGCCCGCCCCCGCACCCTCACCTTGGCGTGGGCACCGGATGACGTCGACAAGCCGAGCGATGTCGCCGAACGCCTGCCGAAGGCACTGATCCACCGCAACGTCCCCGGCGAGCCGATCCACGAGCTTCTCGCCGCCGCCGATGACGCGTGGGAGCGCTCCTCCGGCTGGGCGCCCCACGGGCCGCGCGTCCGCTGGCGCCACGCCCACCAGATACTCATCGACTCCGGATGGCCCCTTGAACCTGTGCGCCGCCGCATACGCGACAACACGTTGACTGTGGATTGGACCGCGGTGGCGCCTACCAGCTAA
- a CDS encoding UDP-N-acetylmuramate dehydrogenase, which yields MSSHATQTTVVVVAETSATQLDLEPLKGVRLKDLTTLRVGGTPRAAWRARTASELASAVSLLDASREPLLILGGGSNLVVADGDLDLTVVVAGNDDISVRPDGVVRAGAGAVWDDVVAAAVGAGLSGIETLSGIPGSAGATPVQNVGAYGAEVADVLTRVRLHNRETGADEWVPARDLDLAYRYSNLKFTGRAVVLEIELQLTPSELSIPLRHLGGKQLPLAQAREEILRVRAAKGMVLDPEDHDTWSAGSFFTNPVVAPELADHIARTVEAERPGEGETMPRYPQADGKVKLSAAWLIERAGFSKGYPDETAPARLSTKHTLALTNRGGAAAGDVVTLARTVRDGVRECFDVELVPEPVWIGLTLD from the coding sequence ATGAGTAGCCATGCCACACAGACTACCGTTGTTGTCGTGGCTGAAACATCTGCGACTCAACTGGATTTGGAGCCCTTAAAGGGCGTGCGGCTGAAGGATTTGACGACGTTGCGCGTGGGCGGAACACCGCGTGCGGCGTGGCGCGCCCGTACCGCGTCGGAGCTGGCTTCGGCAGTGTCGCTTCTCGACGCCTCCCGCGAGCCCCTCCTCATCCTCGGCGGGGGGTCCAACCTCGTGGTGGCCGACGGCGACCTCGACCTGACGGTCGTGGTGGCGGGCAACGACGATATTTCCGTCCGCCCCGACGGTGTCGTGCGTGCCGGCGCCGGTGCCGTGTGGGACGACGTGGTCGCGGCGGCGGTGGGTGCGGGACTGTCGGGAATTGAGACCCTGTCCGGCATTCCGGGCTCCGCCGGTGCGACGCCGGTGCAGAATGTCGGTGCTTACGGTGCCGAGGTCGCCGATGTGCTCACCCGCGTGCGGCTGCACAACCGCGAGACAGGCGCTGACGAGTGGGTGCCGGCCAGGGACTTGGATCTGGCGTACCGCTACTCCAACCTGAAATTCACCGGCCGGGCCGTGGTGCTGGAGATCGAGCTGCAGCTCACCCCGTCCGAGTTGTCCATCCCTCTCCGGCACCTGGGCGGGAAACAGCTGCCTTTGGCTCAGGCCCGCGAGGAGATCCTGCGAGTGCGTGCCGCCAAGGGCATGGTGCTCGACCCGGAAGACCACGACACCTGGTCGGCGGGATCCTTCTTCACCAATCCCGTCGTCGCGCCCGAGCTGGCCGACCATATCGCCCGCACTGTCGAGGCGGAGCGGCCCGGTGAAGGGGAGACCATGCCCCGCTACCCGCAGGCCGACGGGAAGGTGAAGCTGTCCGCGGCGTGGCTCATTGAGCGCGCCGGGTTCAGCAAGGGATACCCGGACGAAACCGCCCCCGCACGTTTGTCCACCAAGCACACGTTGGCGTTGACGAACCGTGGAGGGGCGGCGGCGGGGGACGTCGTCACGCTTGCGCGCACGGTGCGTGACGGTGTGCGCGAGTGTTTCGACGTCGAGCTCGTGCCCGAACCCGTGTGGATCGGGCTGACTCTCGACTAG
- a CDS encoding DUF2993 domain-containing protein: protein MTRSSTGRGWKIALGIIAGLVILLFVAEVAVRGLIAQQIRASVRDSAPESADMREDASVHFGASPVLLGLARGKLQHINIDVPSTLVPDSDEIVGNPPATIDATGFVLDQDDPSADSLILHTELPQALVRDMLQQELHRSLDEAQNGRFAEYDGILTVSDVRTNPAVGTFNVTFSNGAFGVELRPEVSDGKMTFAAESTQILGRDLPDFFSEAVSSALENGLNEDVVGPMQIQQFQVVDNGFRITVAGENVHMKQLPV from the coding sequence ATGACGCGCTCTTCCACTGGCCGGGGCTGGAAAATCGCCCTGGGCATCATCGCAGGCCTGGTCATTCTGCTGTTCGTAGCCGAAGTGGCCGTTCGCGGCCTCATCGCGCAGCAGATCCGGGCGAGCGTGCGCGACTCCGCACCTGAGTCCGCGGACATGCGCGAAGACGCTTCCGTCCACTTCGGCGCCTCCCCCGTCCTCCTCGGGCTCGCGCGCGGGAAACTCCAGCACATCAACATCGACGTGCCCTCCACCCTCGTCCCCGACAGCGACGAGATCGTGGGCAACCCGCCGGCCACCATCGACGCGACCGGCTTCGTCCTCGACCAGGACGACCCCAGCGCCGACTCCCTCATCCTCCACACGGAGTTGCCGCAGGCCCTGGTGCGCGACATGCTCCAGCAGGAGCTGCACCGCTCCCTCGACGAGGCTCAGAACGGCCGCTTCGCCGAGTACGACGGGATCCTCACCGTATCCGATGTGCGCACCAACCCGGCAGTGGGCACGTTCAACGTGACCTTCTCCAACGGCGCGTTCGGCGTGGAGCTGCGCCCGGAGGTCAGCGACGGCAAAATGACCTTCGCCGCCGAATCCACCCAGATCCTGGGGCGCGACCTGCCGGACTTCTTCTCCGAGGCTGTGAGCAGTGCCCTCGAGAACGGCCTCAACGAGGACGTCGTCGGCCCAATGCAGATTCAGCAGTTCCAGGTCGTGGACAACGGCTTCCGCATCACCGTTGCCGGTGAGAACGTCCACATGAAGCAGCTGCCGGTCTAG
- a CDS encoding DUF2505 domain-containing protein — translation MATHSDNTVTVNQPADKVHKAYSTREYWEYIAAHLSPEPGEVNEFTDNSVTLYEVLPQTLLPEAVRAMVSQALKVKRVIKIGALEGGNADISFTADVKGTPVDFGGSIKLTGEGETTKLAYETETSVNIPFMGPAIEPKVAEALEDLFTQEGELTDKWITENF, via the coding sequence ATGGCTACTCATAGCGACAACACCGTTACCGTCAACCAGCCCGCCGACAAGGTGCACAAGGCGTACTCCACCCGCGAATACTGGGAGTACATCGCCGCGCACCTCTCCCCCGAGCCGGGCGAGGTCAACGAATTCACCGACAACTCCGTCACCCTTTACGAGGTCCTCCCGCAGACTCTCCTGCCCGAGGCCGTGCGCGCCATGGTCTCCCAGGCGCTGAAGGTCAAGCGCGTCATCAAGATCGGTGCACTCGAGGGCGGCAACGCCGACATCTCCTTCACCGCGGATGTCAAGGGCACCCCGGTCGACTTCGGCGGCTCCATCAAGCTCACCGGCGAGGGCGAGACCACCAAGCTGGCTTACGAGACCGAGACCTCCGTGAACATCCCGTTCATGGGCCCAGCCATCGAGCCGAAGGTCGCCGAGGCGCTCGAGGACCTGTTCACCCAGGAGGGCGAGCTCACCGACAAGTGGATCACTGAGAACTTCTAA